In Polyangiaceae bacterium, the genomic window CGCTCATCTCGGGCGCGTACGCCGAGCGGCTCAAGTTCTCGACCTACGCGGTGTTCACCGCGCTCTGGTCGGTGTTGATCTACGCGCCGCTCTGTCACTGGGTGTGGGGCCCGGGTGGCTGGTTGCTCGAGCGCGGGGCGCTCGACTTCGCCGGCGGCACCGTCGTACACCTCTCCTCTGGCGTGTCCGCGCTGGTCTTCGCCATCGTGCTCGGCAAGCGCGCGGGCTACCCGAAACGCAAGGCGCCGCCCCACAACCTGACGATGACGCTGCTCGGCGCGGGGCTGCTCTGGGTCGGCTGGTTCGGCTTCAACGCCGGCTCCTCCCTCGGCGCGAACGGCCTCGCCGCGCTGGCGCTCGTGAACACGCACGTCGCGGCCGGCGTCGGCGCCATGGCCTGGGCCGGCGCCGAGTGGCTGCGTCACGGCAAGCCGTCGTCCCTCGGCGTCGCCTCGGGGCTCGTGGCAGGGCTGGTCGCCATCACGCCGGCCGCTGGCTTCGTTGGTCCGATGAGCGCAATGGTGATCGGCCTCCTCGCGGGCGTGGCCTGCTACGGCGGCGTGCTGCTCAAGAACAAGGCGGGCTACGACGACAGCCTCGACGTCTTCGGCGTCCACGGGGTGGGCGGCATGCTGGGCGCGCTGTTGACCGGCGTTCTCGCCTCGAAGGTCTGGAACCCGGCAGGCCAAGACGGCCTGCTCAAGGGCGGGACCAACGTGTTCGTCGAGCAGCTGATCGGTGTGGGCGCCGCGGCGGCGTTCGCTGGCGTGGGGACCCTGGTGCTGTTGAAGGTGCTCGACAAGGTGATGGGGCTCCGCGCGCAGAAGGACGAGGAGCTGGAGGGCCTCGACACCACGCTGCACGGCGAGGAGGCGTACTCCCTCGCCGAAGGCGCCGGAGCGCGGGCGTTCCTCGAAGCGGACGCGGAGCCTGCGGCGCAGCGCGAGCTGGTCGAGTCCGAAGCGTGAGCGGGCCGGGCGGGGGACGAGGGGGGCCCCGTCCCGCAGCCCGTGGCACAGCCGACCGCATGAGGCGCTGGGTCTTGGTGAGCGGGTGTGTCGTGGCGAGCTGCGGGGCGCTCAGCCCACCGCGCCGGCGGCGCCTCCCTCGACGGTCGAGGTGCCGGAGGCGAAGTCGGCGCCGGAGACCGAGGCGTCGCGCGCAGCTCCGGAAGCAGCGCGGGCGGGGGCTCGAGCGATTGCGTGGACGCGCTCCGGCGGGCCGCGGACGTACCCGCGGAAGGCGAGGAGCGCGCCGTCTACGTCCGCGCGCGGGCGGCCGAAGAGCGCGGCGATCTGCCCGAGGCGAGGAAGCAGTACTTCGAGCTGGTCTCGAAGTACCCGCGCTCGCGCTTGCTCCCGCTCGCCTACCTGGCCTTCGGCGAGCTGTTCGCCAGGGAAGCGCTGAGCGATCCCTCCAAGTTGGACCTGGCCACGGCCTCGTACACCGAAGTGGTGAAGTACCCGCCGCCGGACAACGCCGCCTACGCCTACGCCATGCTGCGGCTCGGCGACACGCGCCGTGAGAGAGACGACGCCCAGGCTCTGAGCTCGTACAAGAAGGCCTTCGAAGCCCTCCAGCAGTTCCCCAGCCTGCCCTGCGCTGCGGAGCTGCGACAGGGCGCCGGAGACGGCCTCGTCGATGTCTATGCCCGCGTCGGGCAGCCGGCTCGCGCTTGGGTGTTCCTCAAGCGAGCGCGGGCGACGAGAGAGCGCGCACGCTGTTCACCGACCTCTGCGCGCGCTACGAGAAGGCAGGTAGGGCGGCGGATGCTTGCGCCGCCGCGCGCGCTGCCGGCGCCGACGCCACCGCGGCCGAGCTGGCGCGGAAATACTGTCCCTGAGCGTTGTCGCGAACACCGGAGTGGCTCCTCGAGCCCAGCCCGTACTACGCCGGTGGCCGTGCCGAGCCACCAATCGGGCCGCGAGGGCGTGGGCTGGGCCATCCAGGATCGACGGAGACTCAGCGTCCGGAGACCACGTAGCGGGCCACGCCCAGTTGCAGCTCGTCGTCTTCGCCCCAGGCTCGGCTGACGATGAAGGTTCCGCGCTTCTCACCGTCGCCCTTCGAGGTGACGAAGAGCTCCTCCCGATCTTCGATGCGGTGGAAGTAGACCGGGCCGATCTCCGTCGGCAGGTAGCGCAGCACGTTGACGACGATGAGCCCGTCGGTGGGCCGCCGGTCTTTCAGGTGGAACACTGCGCGCACCAGCCGGCCGTTCCTCGCGGAGAAGCCGAGCAGACGGACGAGCTTGCCGTGAGCGTCACTCTCGACGTTGGCGCGCAAGAAATCCAGGTCGAGCTCGCGCTCTTTCACCCGGAGGCGCACCGTCTCTCGCGTGCAGTCCGCCTCGACGTGCTGAACGCCGTCTGCCGCCAGGGCACGGAACGCCTCGTTCACCAGCGCCAGCCCGTCCGCAGCCACGAACTTGGCGTGCCGGTCGCAGGGGCTCGCACGGCTGGTCTTCGCGATGGACTCCCACTCCCTCGCGTCGAGCTTCACGACGTCGAGCTTCTCCGGCGCCGGGTAGTCCGGAGCGGTCTCCTGGCGCGGAAGGAGCGACACGTGCTGGTGGCGTGCTCCGGACGCGCAGCCAAGGCAGGTCGCGATGACGGCGCAGAGCAGCACGGCGCGTCGCAACATGAGCGCGATTTAGCATTTGTCGCAGCTCGAAGACCGTCCGTAGTCTCCGCGAGCTCAGCTGCAGGCAGCCCGCGCGAAGTCCAGCCCGGTCAGGATCCCCTCCACGCGGCGGTTCTTGACCGCCAGGATGCGGCGCGCGTCCATGGCGCCCGCCTGCTGCGCGGCGCGGTGCATGGGCGTGTCCATGTCCAGGCACAACATCGCCGGAGAGAGCGCCTGCTCCACCGGCGTGTCGCGGGCAGGTCCGGGCCTCCAGGGCCTCCGCCTGGGTGAAGACGCCGATGGGCCAGTCGTCCTCGACCACGACCAGGCCGGAGACGTGGGCCTTGTCCAGGCGCTCGACCGCGGCCGCCAGCGACTCGTCGAAGCTCACGCAGAACACCGGATGGGACATGAACGCGCTGATCGGATCCACCAAGCGTTTGTCGCGCACCGCGAACATCAGGTCCCGGGTCGAGATGACCCCGACGAGCTTACCGGCAGCCTCGACGAAGAGCCGGTGGACCCGGTGCTGGAGCATGAGCGCGGCCGCCTGAGCGAGGCTCGTGTCGGGGCCGACCGTGACCACGTCCGCCTCCATCACCTCGTGCACGGCCTTGCGCGGCACGACCAAGACGCTGGAGCCGCTGCGCGTCCCGGCTTGCCGCCGGCCGACCCGCAGAAGATCGGTACGGGACACGACCCCGACCAGACGAGCGCGCTCGTCCACGACCGCCACCGCCGAGAAGGCCTGGGGCGCGAGCTCCGCCTGGACGCGCTCCAGCCCGTCCGTGGGGAGCACCGACCTGACCGCCGTGGTCATGTACAGGCTCACAGGCGCGGCAAAGTGGCTCATGGCCGGCTGTATACCACGGCAATTCTGGCGCGGCCTGCGCCGGCAACCCTGAGGTGTCGGGCCCTGGTGCGCCTCGCGGCGCGCCAGCCCCGCTCGCTGCGACTCGACGCGAGCGCAGAGCAATGGCGTAGTACGCTGTGCCAATGCCGGCCGAGAGCGTGCTCGTCGCCGACTGCTTGTTCGACGGCGAGCGGTTCCTGCGGGGCGAGCACGAAATCGTGGTCGCCGACGGTCGCATCCGCTCGGTCCGAGCGCGGCCCGCGACCGCGCGCGCTCCCAGCGGGCGCCCGCGACATGCGTGGAGGCACGCTCCTGCCCGGGCTCATCGACGCCCACTGCCACATCGCCCGGGTGGGTCTGTTCGAGCCGCACGAGGCCCCGAACCCGGCTGCCGTGGCGCTGAACCTCTCTTCGGCCGTGCGCGCTGGCGTGACCACGGTCGGAGACATGGGCTGCCCGGCGCCGATGATCTCCACGCTCTGCGCGCTGACCCGGAGCGAGCCGAGCGCTGGTCCGGGCATCCGCGCCGCAGGACCCCTGCTGACCGTGCCGCTCGGGTACCCCCTCGACTGGATGAGCCGCGCGCATCTCTGGCTCGGAGCCGCCATCCCCTGCACCGACCAGGCGCGCGCGGCGCGCGGTGGCGCGGGTGGCGCGGGCCGGCATGGATCACGTGAAGATCTGCATCATGCACCGCGGCTACGACCTCTGCGCTGCCCACGTTCTCGCAGAAGGTGGCGCGCGCGGTGGTCGAAGAGGCGCACGCCTCGGGCTTGCGCGTCTTGGCTCACGCCCACTGGAACGCCGACTACCGCGTGGCGCTCGCCGCCGGGGTCGACGCGCTGATGCACTCGGCGTTCGACCCGCTCGACCCGGAGATCGTGGCGCGAGTCGCCGACTCCGGGGTCAGCGTCTGCCCCACGCTCTGGGTGTTCCACTCGGCCTGCTTGGGCGCCGAACAGCGCTGGGACCGAGACCCGACGCGCCAGCGCGGAGTCGCCGAGCCCGTCCGGCGCTCGTGGCGCCGCTTCGCGGAGGCCTACGCTGCGAGCGAGCACGTGCTCCCGGAAGGGATCGCCGGCGGCCTGCCCAAGGCGGCGGCTCGGGACGGCGTGCGGAACGCGATCGCCAATCTGTTGCTCTTGCGCGAGCGCAAGGTGCCGTTCGCCTACGGCAGCGACGGCCCCTACGGGTTCTCGACGGTGTTTCGCCCGCTGGAGGAGCTCACGCTGTTCGAGGGCGCCGGCCTCGGCAAGGAGGAGTGCTTGCGCGCAGCGACCCTGGGGCCGCCGAGCTGCTCGGGCTCCGCGACCGCGGCGCGCTCCGCCCGGGGCTCGCGGCAGACCTGCTGTGGGTCGATGGCGATCTGACACGTGACCTCTCGGCGCTCGCCCGAGTGCGCGCCGTGCTGCGCGGCGGGGTGGCCGTCTCCGACGACCTCAGGTCCACTGCCGACGCCGCCCGGGCGGTCCGCCGAGGGCTCGGCAGGACCCTCGCGCATGCGGTCGTCACGCGAATGTCACAATC contains:
- a CDS encoding ammonium transporter, giving the protein MNEINGSDTAWILVSTALVLMMTPGLALFYGGMVRAKNVLSTFMHSFFAMGIVTVAWVTVGYSLAFGETKGGLVGGTQYLFLAGVGLEPREGTTVPHLLFMAFQMMFAIITPALISGAYAERLKFSTYAVFTALWSVLIYAPLCHWVWGPGGWLLERGALDFAGGTVVHLSSGVSALVFAIVLGKRAGYPKRKAPPHNLTMTLLGAGLLWVGWFGFNAGSSLGANGLAALALVNTHVAAGVGAMAWAGAEWLRHGKPSSLGVASGLVAGLVAITPAAGFVGPMSAMVIGLLAGVACYGGVLLKNKAGYDDSLDVFGVHGVGGMLGALLTGVLASKVWNPAGQDGLLKGGTNVFVEQLIGVGAAAAFAGVGTLVLLKVLDKVMGLRAQKDEELEGLDTTLHGEEAYSLAEGAGARAFLEADAEPAAQRELVESEA
- a CDS encoding CBS domain-containing protein; translated protein: MSHFAAPVSLYMTTAVRSVLPTDGLERVQAELAPQAFSAVAVVDERARLVGVVSRTDLLRVGRRQAGTRSGSSVLVVPRKAVHEVMEADVVTVGPDTSLAQAAALMLQHRVHRLFVEAAGKLVGVISTRDLMFAVRDKRLVDPISAFMSHPVFCVSFDESLAAAVERLDKAHVSGLVVVEDDWPIGVFTQAEALEARTCPRHAGGAGALSGDVVPGHGHAHAPRRAAGGRHGRAPHPGGQEPPRGGDPDRAGLRAGCLQLSSRRLRTVFELRQMLNRAHVATRRAALRRHRDLPWLRVRSTPPARVAPSAPGDRSGLPGAGEARRREARREGVGVHREDQPCEPLRPARQVRGCGRAGAGERGVPCPGGRRRSARRGGLHARDGAPPGERARARPGFLARQRRE